From Toxorhynchites rutilus septentrionalis strain SRP chromosome 2, ASM2978413v1, whole genome shotgun sequence, a single genomic window includes:
- the LOC129764278 gene encoding lariat debranching enzyme yields MIIAIEGCAHGELEKIYDLIESIQQREGYKVDLLICCGDFQSTRNLQDLQCMAVPKKHLDMCTFYKYYSGEKTAPVLTIFIGGNHEASNYLQELPYGGWVAPNIYYLGYAGVVNVNGVKIAGISGIYKGHDYLKGRFEFSPFNESTKRSVYHIRQIDVFRLKQLTPKVDILLSHDWPRGVTSYGNKKQLLRFKPAFREDIEENKLGSAPCEDLLMTLKPPYWFSAHLHCKFSALIPHGDGMVTKFLALDKCLPKRRFLQVLDIENPEASPGKKVELCYDLEWLTILHLTNHLISVKGSNGYMPGDGGGERFNFVPNEMEKRTVLERFQNDLRIPLNFTRITAPHDPSAAADFDLVEQPNALLNPQTTDFCDKLNIDDPLRLAMLMSGHELNVSNYVDLSPLTVSVSPERNDDELIIEDDSSSNEESNEPTHLLARPTLSSILPKPKWRPNSSSDESTLDSSSLSTSNRSAPTPKKQDLNLSDNFTIDDLNLSSPKVMHVDGASAVVVEDATVGNAEERPPNKKFKRRNQAIYAKEDSD; encoded by the exons ATGATAATCGCTATCGAGGGTTGTGCTCACGGCGAGTTGGAGAAGATTTACGACCTGATTGAGAGCATTCAGCAGCGAGAAGGATACAAGGTCGATCTTCTGATCTGCTGCGGAGATTTTCAATCTACAAGGAACCTACAGGATCTGCAGTGCATGGCCGTTCCAAAGAAGCACTTGGATATGTGCACCTTTTACAA ATATTACAGCGGTGAAAAAACTGCCCcggtattaaccattttcatcgGCGGAAACCACGAAGCTTCGAATTACTTGCAAGAACTTCCGTATGGTGGTTGGGTGGCGCCAAACATTTACTATCTCGGGTATGCTGGTGTAGTGAATGTAAATGGTGTTAAAATCGCGGGAATCTCCGGCATTTATAAGGGACACGATTATCTGAAAGGTAGATTTGagttttctccgttcaatgAGTCTACCAagagaagtgtttatcatattcGCCAAATCGAtgtgttccgcttgaaacaGTTGACGCCAAAGGTGGACATTTTACTTTCTCATGATTGGCCTCGAGGAGTTACCAGTTATGGAAACAAAAAGCAATTGTTACGATTTAAACCCGCATTTCGAGAAGACATTGAGGAGAACAAGCTCGGAAGTGCACCTTGTGAGGACCTGTTGATGACTTTGAAGCCACCTTACTGGTTCTCAGCTCATCTCCACTGTAAGTTTTCCGCGCTCATTCCTCATGGCGATGGAATGGTCACAAAGTTTCTGGCATTGGATAAGTGCTTACCCAAACGGAGGTTTTTGCAAGTGCTTGATATAGAAAATCCCGAAGCATCTCCTGGGAAGAAAGTGGAGCTTTGCTACGATTTGGAGTGGCTCACGATTCTTCACCTCACCAATCATTTGATCAGTGTGAAGGGAAGCAATGGATACATGCCGGGAGACGGCGGCGGAGAGCGGTTCAACTTCGTTCCTAATGAGATGGAGAAAAGGACTGTGTTGGAGCGGTTCCAAAATGATCTCCGCATACCTTTGAATTTCACACGGATCACGGCACCACACGATCCAAGCGCTGCGGCTGATTTTGATCTTGTGGAGCAGCCCAACGCCCTGCTGAATCCCCAAACGACAGATTTCTGCGACAAGCTGAACATTGATGATCCCCTCCGGTTAGCCATGCTCATGAGTGGTCATGAGCTCAACGTCTCAAACTACGTGGACCTGAGTCCGTTGACTGTTTCGGTTAGCCCGGAACGAAACGACGATGAGCTGATAATAGAAGACGATTCATCCTCGAATGAAGAGTCCAATGAACCCACACATTTGCTAGCCCGGCCCACGTTGTCATCTATTCTACCGAAACCCAAGTGGCGCCCTAATTCTAGTTCAGACGAGTCTACGCTCGATTCTTCCTCCCTGTCTACATCGAATCGCAGCGCTCCGACGCCCAAAAAGCAGGATTTGAATCTATCGGACAATTTCACTATTGACGATTTGAATCTGTCGAGCCCTAAAGTTATGCATGTCGACGGTGCATCCGCCGTCGTGGTTGAAGACGCAACGGTAGGTAATGCCGAGGAAAGACCACCGAATAAAAAGTTCAAGCGGCGGAACCAAGCGATATATGCCAAGGAAGACAGTGATTAA
- the LOC129764277 gene encoding kinesin-like protein KIF18A, giving the protein MGDSRNIRVAVRVRPFNRRELEQNQRNIIKVLDKTTLMFDPDEDEDEFFFHGMKQTHRDITKRVKKKLAMEYDDVFDAEANNEIVFQHCTKPLVQSVMDGYNCSVFVYGATGAGKTFTMLGSEEFPGITFLTMEELFRQIDALSAVRKFDIGISYLEVYNELVMNLLTKSGPLKLREDASGVVVSGLVLKQIHNARELLDLLALGNQNRTQHPTDANAESSRSHAIFQVHIRMVDKTSGQKKTVKLSMIDLAGSERAASTKGIGIRFKEGANINKSLLALGNCINKLADGLKHIPYRDSNLTRILKDSLGGNCQTLMIANVSPSSLTYEDTYNTLKYASRAKKIRTTLKQNIVPSNVPKDYLIKKVNEQAEEIERLKAKLKSLEEQKSEITAPIVGYGLPDETLLNTWRSRIENCYAIANTSQEHYFNLQSKEKILNLRSKLKEQAEAIKKIVTLDGKHLNLNIARLQASIDRYSKQITQQREEMHRWAKRYKAAIKSIATLKAEVNSTPLVGFLKYQLEAKDAELNEAKSHHKKSHVMKINMIYVDENKQWEKITTLSADIIQQNYLLLRSMGRLDNIILEKMEKLVRLDQCQRGVKFSEDDDQSELMKEVNITDTSIEKITNLSDCVDTLDWNGEMETECALKRLKSDDESESETVSKMQTDEPNVVEFKKPKALRPLNFKAQSLSVKTTVTRKTPTKSQKTTTIAQFKVPKLLVSGSTKMSCAKKLQKFSSSSSSTDTSDLSDGPDEGTANGNNTFCIDSSKDSASSLFSNVLVESNVDPKVLNKVLRRASTKGNVISKVTLTLNKENRKFSPKRVGKSPRPLTRTNSRSHTTATSLINRYRMMKAGAIAGPSSTAGPSSGGLKSAYNSDNERKRAQPMKK; this is encoded by the exons GTTTTGGACAAAACCACCCTCATGTTCGATCCGGACGAAGACGAGGATGAATTCTTCTTCCATGGCATGAAGCAAACACATCGGGACATCACAAAACGAGTGAAGAAGAAACTCGCGATGGAATACGACGACGTATTCGACGCTGAAGCCAACAATGAGATCGTCTTCCAACACTGCACAAAACCACTGGTGCAGTCCGTTATGGACGGATACAACTGCTCGGTGTTCGTGTACGGGGCGACCGGAGCGGGCAAAACGTTTACCATGTTGGGCAGTGAAGAATTCCCGGGTATTACCTTTCTTACGATGGAGGAACTCTTCCGACAGATAGACGCCCTGTCTGCGGTTCGTAAATTCGACATCGGTATTTCCTATCTGGAGGTGTACAATGAACTGGTGATGAATTTGCTAACAAAATCTGGCCCCCTAAAGCTGCGAGAAGACGCTAGCGGTGTTGTGGTTAGTGGACTGGTGTTGAAACAAATCCACAACGCGAGAGAACTTCTCGATCTGTTGGCGCTCGGTAATCAAAATCGAACCCAGCATCCGACGGATGCAAATGCCGAAAGCAGTCGTAGCCATGCCATCTTCCAAGTACACATCCGGATGGTAGATAAGACCAGTGGACAGAAGAAAACGGTCAAACTCTCGATGATAGATCTCGCTGGTAGCGAACGTGCCGCGAGTACAAAAGGAATCGGGATCAGGTTCAAGGAAGGCGCCAATATAAACAAGAGTCTGTTGGCGTTGGGAAATTGTATCAACAAATTGGCAGATGGTTTAAAACACATTCCTTACCGAGATTCCAATTTAACCAGAATTCTCAAAGACAGTCTCGGAGGGAACTGTCAGACGCTGATGATCGCCAATGTGTCTCCCTCGTCGCTAACCTATGAGGATACTTACAATACACTGAAATACGCTTCACGTGCCAAAAAGATACGTACTACTTTGAAACAGAACATCGTTCCATCGAACGTGCCAAAAGATTATCTGATCAAGAAGGTTAATGAACAAGCAGAAGAAATTGAGCGGTTGAAGGCTAAACTCAAGAGCCTAGAGGAGCAAAAATCTGAGATCACTGCGCCTATTGTGGGATACGGTTTGCCCGATGAAACACTCCTGAACACATGGCGTTCGAGAATTGAAAATTGCTACGCCATTGCCAATACCTCACAGGAGCACTATTTCAACCTACAGAGTaaggaaaaaatactgaatctaCGTTCCAAATTGAAGGAACAAGCGGAGGCCATAAAGAAAATTGTAACGCTAGACGGAAAGCATTTGAATTTG AACATAGCCCGCCTACAGGCATCCATCGATCGGTACTCCAAACAGATCACACAACAAAGGGAAGAAATGCATCGATGGGCGAAGCGGTACAAGGCAGCCATCAAAAGTATTGCTACTTTGAAGGCAGAAGTGAACTCGACTCCGCTTGTCGGCTTTCTCAAATATCAGCTCGAAGCTAAAGACGCGGAGCTTAATGAGGCAAAATCCCACCATAAGAAAAGTCacgtcatgaaaatcaatatgaTCTATGTCGATGAAAACAAGCAATGGGAGAAGATAACGACCCTCAGTGCGGACATAATTCAGCAGAACTACTTGCTCCTACGAAGTATGGGACGGCTGGACAATatcattcttgaaaaaatggaaaaattggtCCGCTTGGATCAGTGTCAACGCGGTGTCAAGTTCAGCGAAGACGATGACCAGAGTGAGCTCATGAAAGAGGTGAATATAACCGATACGAGCATCGAGAAAATCACAAACCTATCTGATTGCGTAGATACACTCGATTGGAATGGGGAAATGGAAACAGAATGTGCACTGAAGCGACTGAAGAGTGATGATGAAAGTGAATCAGAAACTGTCTCCAAAATGCAAACTGATGAACCCAACGTTGTCGAGTTTAAGAAGCCTAAGGCTCTGCGACCTCTTAACTTCAAAGCGCAGAGTTTGAGTGTGAAAACCACCGTAACCAGGAAAACTCCAACGAAATCTCAGAAAACAACCACAATAGCACAATTTAAAGTTCCTAAGCTGCTCGTCAGTGGTTCCACCAAAATGTCTTGTgccaaaaaattgcaaaaattctCCAGTTCATCGTCTTCGACCGATACTAGTGATCTTTCCGATGGTCCTGATGAAGGCACTGCTAACGGCAATAACACCTTCTGCATCGATTCTAGCAAAGATTCTGCCAGTTCCTTGTTCTCTAACGTACTTGTAGAGAGCAACGTCGATCCCAAAGTACTGAATAAAG TTCTCAGGCGAGCTTCCACCAAGGGAAATGTGATTTCCAAAGTCACACTAACCCTGAACAAGGAGAACCGGAAATTCAGCCCCAAGCGAGTGGGCAAAAGTCCAAGGCCACTGACACGTACAAACAGTCGAT CACATACTACGGCAACAAGTTTGATCAATCGATATCGGATGATGAAGGCTGGTGCAATCGCAGGACCTTCTTCTACTGCTGGGCCCTCGTCGGGAGGACTGAAAAGTGCCTACAACAGTGATAATGAACGAAAGAGAGCACAGCCGATGAAAAAGTAA
- the LOC129764283 gene encoding ribosome-recycling factor, mitochondrial: MLKIRNIRFVATVAYRFSSIVSGNTLDAGPDTRILYSPSICRLQQQQQPVRNYAKSKDKKKEKKGAPAKVHINDGQLAEVFDVGTFRTQMEKILDNMKNDYIKNLSLRSATGALETLKVAYEGADYQLQELGQVVRKNPKTVVVNLVSFPQTIPAVLQALQKSGMNLNPQQEGTTLFIPVPKVTREHRESLSKNAKSLFIKCRDAIKDIQNQVIKKVKKQADISEDLNFQVQAQITAIANEYIKEAEQLMETKQAELMGDK, encoded by the coding sequence ATGTTAAAAATCAGAAACATTCGTTTTGTAGCCACAGTCGCGTACAGATTCTCATCAATTGTCAGTGGGAATACGCTAGATGCCGGGCCGGACACAAGAATCCTCTATTCACCATCCATATGCAGactccagcagcagcagcagccagtTCGGAATTATGCCAAAAGTAAAGATaagaaaaaggagaaaaaaggAGCACCAGCGAAGGTTCACATCAACGATGGCCAACTAGCTGAGGTATTCGACGTGGGCACTTTCCGGACGCAGATGGAGAAAATACTGGATAACATGAAGAATGATTACATCAAGAACCTTTCGCTTCGATCCGCAACTGGGGCACTAGAAACCCTCAAGGTTGCTTACGAAGGCGCCGATTATCAGCTGCAGGAATTGGGTCAAGTAGTGAGGAAAAATCCCAAAACTGTCGTTGTGAATCTGGTGTCGTTCCCACAAACGATTCCAGCTGTTTTGCAAGCACTTCAAAAGAGTGGGATGAACCTAAATCCCCAACAAGAGGGAACCACGTTGTTCATCCCGGTGCCAAAAGTCACCAGAGAACATCGTGAAAGTTTGTCGAAAAACGCCAAGAGTCTCTTTATCAAGTGTCGGGATGCAATCAAAGATATTCAGAATCAAGTCATCAAAAAGGTTAAGAAACAGGCCGATATATCAGAGGATTTGAACTTCCAAGTGCAAGCTCAGATTACGGCGATAGCAAATGAATACATAAAAGAAGCGGAACAGCTCATGGAAACTAAACAGGCTGAGCTCATGGGAGATAAATAG